The nucleotide sequence ACTTATCCAGCCGAAACTGTCATGGCAGCCTACGTGGCGGGACAAAGGGCTTTTGGAGAAAACAAAGTGCAGGAAATGACCAGCAAATATGAAGAACTTCCCAAAGATATTGAATGGCACCAGATCGGGCACTTACAAAGAAACAAAGTTAAATACATTGCTCCTTTTGTAAGCTTGATCCATTCGGTGGATTCTTTGAAGCTCCTTAAAGAAATAAACAAAGAAGCTAAAAAAAACGACCGCGTCATCGATTGCCTTTTTCAAATGCATATTGCCAAAGAAGAGTCAAAGTTCGGTTTATCGGAAGAGGAAGTACTTGAAATCCTAAATTCACAAGAATTTCAGGAAATGAAACATATCCGCATAACTGGCCTAATGGGCATGGCAACCAATACTGATAACGAACAAGTTATTCGTGGTGAATTCAGTATGCTGAAAAAGCTTTTTGATACATTAAAAACTGATTATAAGAATTTGCTACCTGCCTTTCAGGAACTATCTATGGGAATGAGCAGTGACTATAAAATAGCTGCAGAAGAAGGTAGCACCATGGTGAGAATAGGTAGTGCTATATTTGGGAAAAGAGTATATCAAAACTAAACAAACGGACTTTAAACTATGCAGAAAATCTTTTTAATAGCAGCCAGTATCTCTGGTGCCCTTGCGGTAATGATAGGTGCTTTTGGCGCACATGCTTTACGTGCCACTCTAGAAGCGGCAGGAAGAACAGAGACTTTTGAAACAGCAGTAAAATACCAGTTTTACCACTCACTGGCATTACTTGCTGCGGGAATCATTTGCAGTTTCTACCAAAGTCGCCTTTTAGATTATGCAGGTTACTGCTTTATTGGCGGTATCTTGATATTTTGCGGATCGCTTTACATACTTATTCTTTCCGGTGTTACTAAATGGGGCGCAGTGACACCTATTGGAGGTTTGCTGTTTATAGCGGGTTGGATCCTGATGTGCATCTCCTTTTTCAAAATGCAAGGGTAAGAAAAAAATGCCTTCCGATGGTTTATCCACGAAAGGCATTTTTTTCAGATGGCTTAGCAGGTTATGTTATGTACAGGCATAACACCTAAGCCGTAAGAATAAGTTTCTGAAAGTTCTTATTTATTTTAACGGTCACTAAACTTTCCTCTACATCAAACTCCACACCTTCTCCATCACACTCAATTGCCGATGGTTCAAAAGGAAGGCCGTGAAAAACAACTTCATAATGCTGATATCTAGGTTCAAATGTCCCATTGGTCCCTTGTAGCACAGAAAATGATCCCTCAGCGCCACTGGTTTTAAAAGATTTGATTACACATTCCCCCTTCTCGTATCCATAACCATCACCATCATCCTCATACAAAGTACTTTTATGGCTCTTGTTGGTATAGTAAACATGCAGTGTCAGTGCTTCAAGTTCGAATTCACCAACATATTGCATAACAGGGTAGTGAGGAATGACAGCGCCAGCTTTAATATAAATAGGCACTTTATCGATTGGAGCTTCAGCCCAAACTTCCGTACCTCCGTTGACCAACTCATCAGTCCAATAGTAAAACCACTTCCCTGCTGGCAGGTACAACCATCTTCCATCGGCTTTTTCTTGGTATACAGGACAGGCAAGCAGATTGTCGCCTAAAGCAAATTCATCCTGACGGAAGTGGGTTTCTGTATCCTGCTGATCGGTAAACACAATAGGCCGCAACATAGGCGTACCATATTTGTGGTATTGCCAAAAAGTCGTATAAACATAAGGCAACAACTGATACCTTAGACCAATAAATTTCTTTGCTAATTTTTCATACTCCGGCCCATAAGACCACGGTTCCTGGTCGCCATGGTCACCCGATGAGTGCGTACGGAAAAACGGGTGGAATACCCCTAATTGTAGCCACCGTATGTACATTTCCCCAGAAGGAGTCTCTATGAAACCACCTATATCAGAGCCACAAAACGAAATACCAGAAACACTCAACCGTTGACACTGAACATTGGCAAGCCACAAATGCTCCCACGTAGCAACATTGTCCCCTGTCCATACAGAAGAATAACGTTGAACACCAGCATATCCCGACCTGGTAATAACAAAAGGACGGTCAGGGTTCATATACTTTTTCACCCCTTCATAAGTAGCTCTGGCCATTTGCATGCCATAAACATTGTGTGCTTTCCTATGGCTACAAGGATTCCCGTCATAATCATGCCTAACATCGTATGGGAAAGTTTCAATCTCAAAAACCGCCGGTTCGTTCATATCATTCCATACCCCCTTTACACCGGTTTCCATTAAACCTTTAAACAAATCAGCCCACCACTGTCGCACTTCAGGGTTGGTAAAATCAGGAAAATTGCATTCGCCCGGCCATACAGAACCTTTCATCAGTGGGCCATCCATACGTTTGCAAAAGTAATCTTTCTCCAATCCTTCCTTATAAACCCAGTAATCCTTATCTACCTTAATTCCAGGATCTATAATCACCACTGTTTTAAATCCACTTTTTGAAAGATCGGAAACCATACCTTTCGGATCAGGGAAGTACTCCTTGCTCCAGGTAAAGCACCTGAACCCTTCCATATAGTCTATGTCAAGGTAAATAGCATCGCAGGGAATCTCTTTTTCCCGAAACTGACGGCATATATCCCTTACCTGTTTTTCTGGGTAATAGCTCCACTTACACTGATGGTAGCCCAACGACCACAAAGGCGGCATTTCAGGGGTGCCAGTCATCAATGTATAAGTCTCTACCACTTCCAACAAACTGGGGCCATATATAAAATAGTAGTTCATTTCCCCGCCTTGGGCCCAATAGCTATATACATTTTTCCGCTCGTGCCCAAAATCAAAAAAGCTCCTAAAAGAATTATCAAAGAAAACCCCAGAACCTACCTTGTGATGGAGGCTGAGAAAAAACGGGATGTTTTTATAAAGCGGATCGGAGTGCTTCATATATCCGTAGGTATCTTTGCCCCAGAGTTCAAACCTGCTTCCCCGAAGGTCAAAATCAGAAGCTTTATCGCCTAAACCAAAGAAGTGCTCTCCACTCTGAACCTTCTTACTGGTCATCACAATATTTCCGCCGTATTTTTTATGCTCCTCCCAATGATAACCTTTTTCGTCCTCTTGAAGCACCCTGCCCTCTTTGTCGAGAATTTTGGTGGTAAGCCCCTTTTTAGTTATAATACACTCTAGAAAACTAGTGATGATAATAAAGTGATCCTCTTCTTCAACAAAGTCAAGAGACTTGACCTTGCCTTTATAGGTATAGGCACCAGAGTATGAAAAGTCATTTGGGAATCCATCTTCGGTAGCAAACCGAAATCTTAAAACTTTGTCAGAAACAACTGATACTTTCAGAACTGCTTTAGTACAATAGAAATAAAAATCATTGTCTTCCCTATCCCACTTTTGTACATAATCAGGAAATTGTTGAACTGTTACCTGATTATGGTTAATATTCATGTAATTCTCCATATACTCACAAAAAAACTATAAAAATTGCTTTTATCTTAATATAAAGCCTAAAATATTAATTTTTACCTCAAAGCTAAACCTCCTCTATCTTTTTTACACCAAACCCGGCAAAATGTTCATTTCATCCGTATAATATAAACAAACGTTAAAAAAAGGGGTTTGGGCGAATAGATGCCAATAATTGTACTTTTTCTAGAACATATTCCCTAAATTATCCTAAATTTATAAATAAAAATATTTCTTTAAACCATTCGCAGGGTTTACAGTTAAGGTAAGTACGAAATCAAGGCACCCTGCAGAGTGAATTGCTTTTAATAATTTTTTCCATTGCTCAAAAATTTCAGTTTATGAAAAGACCACGGATTTTAATGCTTGGCTGGGAATTTCCTCCTATAATAAATGGAGGTCTTGGAGTTGCCTGCCTAGGACTTTGCAAAGCCTTATCAAGGTATGCAGACTTAACCATGATCATTCCAAAATCCGACCCTTCCTTTATGGTTGAGAATGTGGAGCTGATAGGTCTCAACAATGTTGACATAGAAAACTTAAAGAAGGTTGAAACCGGCAGACATTATAAAGAATTCGCCCGTGAAGTAGAAACTATTGAGGCTGAAATACTTCCTTATGGAAGATCTATAAAACAAGGGGAAATAGAAAAAGAAACGTCTACTGACAAATATCAGGAATCCTACCATGAACGCTTTGACACTGAGTTTAATGTTTTTCAGTTTGGCGAACTTTATGGTGAAGATGTAGCTTGGAAAGTTTCTGAATATGCCAAATATGCTTTAAGACTATCTGCCGACAAAGACTTTGATATCATTCATTGCCATGACTGGATGACTTTTATAGCAGGCATGGAAATTAAACAAAGGACGGGAAAACCACTTGTGCTTCACATCCACTCATTAGAGTATGACCGCAGTGGCCCAGAAGCTCAAAATTGGATTTTTGACCTCGAAAAACAAGCCATGCAGTTTGCAGACAGTGTCATACCTGTAAGCTATTATACAGGCTCTATTGCTAAAAACCATTACGGCATAGACCCTAAAAAAATCCATCCGGTACACAATGGCGCAGACCCAGTACATGTGTACCATGACATCAAGGATTTTCCTGAAAAACTCATCCTTTTCCTAGGGAGGGTAACAGGACAAAAAGGCCCCCAATATTTTCTGGACATAGCATCTAAAGTAACAAGCCATGTGCCTAACGTCAGGTTTGTAATGGCAGGTACAGGCGACCGCTTACGAGGGCTCATTGAAACCGGTGCGTATAAACAAATAGGCAACAAGCTCCACTTCACTGGCTTTTTGGACAAAGAAAAAGTACACAAGCTACTGGCTATAGCTGATGTCTACTGCATGCCTTCTGTTTCAGAACCTTTTGGCCTATCGGCTCTAGAGGCTGCACAGTTTGGTGTTCCTTGTGTTATTTCTAAACAATCTGGGGTTTCTGAAGTTCTTAACGGAGCACTCAAAGCAGACTATTGGGACATCGACAGAATGTCTGCCCATATAATCTCTTTATTGCAAAACGATGCCCTTAGAAAAACTGTCATACAAGATGCATTTGAAGATTTGAACGAATGCAGTTGGGAAAATGCTGCCGAAAAAGTAAGTAATATTTATAACAACTTTATATAAACCTTAACTAACATATGTCATCTATTTGCTTATACTTCCAGGTACATCAACCTTACAGGCTAAAGCAGTATTCCTTCTTTAGCATTGGTAATGATCATCAGTATGAAGACGAAAACCTTAACAGGGAAATACTGAACAAGGTTGCTGACAAATGTTATATTCCTGCCAACAAAAAAATGTTGGAACTGATCAAAAGGCACGGTAAAAAATTCAAACTATCATTTTCCATCAGTGGGGTAGCTATAGAGCAGTTTGAAAAATACCGTCCAGATGTACTTGATTCTTTTAAAGAATTGGCAAATACTGGCTGTGTTGAGTTTTTGGCCGAAACTTATTACCACTCATTGTGCTATATGTACTCAAAAGATGAGTTTGTAAGGCAAGTAGATAAACATGGGGCAAAAATACAGCAGCATTTTAACCAGAAACCAAAAGTATTTAGAAATACCGAACTGATATACAACAATGAAATGGCCGACTTTGTACAGCGCATGGGCTACAAGGCCATTTTAGCAGAAGGCGTAGATCGGCTGCTGCATGGGAGAACTCCTAATATCCTTTACTCTCCACCAAACAACAAAAAGATCAAGTGCCTGTTGAAAAACCACAAACTGTCTGATGATGTAGCTTTCAGGTTTTCTGACACCAATTGGTCAGAGTATCCTTTAACAGCTCAAAAATACGCCGACTGGCTAAAAATAAATAGCTACCAAGCTGATACCATTAACTTGTTCATGGATTATGAAACCTTTGGCGAACACCAATGGGAAGGAACTGGCATATTCCGTTTTCTGGACCACTTACCAGAAGAAGTACTAAAAATGGAAGGCTTCAGCTTCAACACCCCTTCTGAAGTCGTTGACCTATACGATGCCAAAGGGTTGTATGACGCACACCACTATACATCATGGGCAGACACAGAAAGAGACCTTTCTGCATGGTTGAGCAACCCTATGCAGTCAGAAACCCTATCGAAGCTATATGCCCTTGAAGAAGATGTAAAAAGACTAAAAAACCCTCATATTTTGGAAAAATGGTCTAAACTCCAGATCTCGGATCATTTTTATTATATGTGCACAAAAAATTGGGGTGACGGAATGGTGCATAACTACTTTAGCCCATATAACTCACCTTATGATTCCTATATATACTTTATTAATGCACTTTCTGATTTTGAACTGGTGCTAAGAAAGGCCATTCAAAAGAAAAAGTCAGAACCCGTAAAGGTTTTTGTAAACAGAGGACCAGCAAGGCCAACAAGCGAGTTAAATGCAGAACTAGAAGAAGAAGTTTAGTAAATACAGGTGTCTTTTTGACTATAAGCAGGGACTAGGAAAAGTTCCTGCTTTTTTTTGTCCTAAATTATGCGAAGATTTCGTCATAAAGAGCAAAACAACAATAAATTAGTGTTTTAATACCGAAAAGCTTAGCGGCGCTATGGTTAATACATACATGTGAGCCGACTGATTTGAAGTTATTTTGTTATATAATAGAAAGCTTTACTGCATTTTCCAGGTTTATTCTACTCCCCCCAAAAAAACATTCTGCACCAGGTAAAGATATAAGAGGGCTGCTAAAAAAGCCACCAATAGGCAAGGTACGCTGCCTTCCAAAAAACTTTACTCTTATCAATAAAAGCCGCGACTGTCTACAATACAAGTTTTCTACCCTACTTCACACCATGCATCCACCTTTTTAATTGAGGTGCTAGGAAAATAAGGAAGATCCCTGTTACAATAGAAATCCATGCTATGTGGCCAAAAACTTCCGTATACACTGAAAGGCTTGCTTGTAGCGGAATTTCCACATCACCTTCTTCTTGTGGCAAAGAAGTGAGCTTAGCTATTTCAGCCCCGATTAAATGCGCAAAAGAGGAAGATAAAAACCATATACCCATTACAAAAGCTACAATTTTAGTCGCAGACAATTTGGTTACCAACGAGAGCCCAATTGGTGATATACATAATTCCCCTGTCGTATGAAGCAGGTATGCTAAAATAAGAAAAACTAAAGGCACAAGTGCATTTTCACCGGCAAACTGAGCCCCTAATACCAACGCTCCAAAACCTAGCCCTAACTGGATCAAACTTGTAGAGAACTTTAAAGGAGCAGACGGTTCTTTTCCGCGTTTGCCCAAAAAAGACCAGAGCGCTGCAAAAGCAGGTGCAAGCAAAATTATAAATAAAGGGTTTACACTTTGAAATATACTGGCAGGCAAAGGGAACCCTAGCACTTCCCTATCCACGTTTCTATCGGTAAACAACATAAGAGAACTTCCTGCCAACTCGAAGAAGGTCCAAAACATGGTGGTAAAAAAGAAAAGGATCAAAATAACGAACAACCTTTCCTTTGCCACTTTTTCTTCTTTTAAAGCCAAAACAAAAAGGTAGATAATCATAGATGCGCCTACCACCATAAGTATCCGGCTACTTATTTCATTCTGATTTACCAGTACAGCAAAAAGCGGAACAGACAAAAAAGAAAGTATATATATCAACTGCTCCCTTGAAAATACCTTTAATACTTTTTTATGGATTTCTCCCTCCAAGGGCGGAAGGCCCTGCATTCCAAAAGCTCCCGAGCGGTTGCCGTAAATAAAAATGACAAGCCCCAGAACCATCCCAATTCCAGCCAATCCAAAACCATAATGCCACCCGAAAATCTCTCCAACAGCACCACAAGTCAATGGCGCAAGAAAAGCCCCGGTATTGATACCCATATAGAACAAAGTAAATGCACTATCTTTTTTAGGATCACCTTCTGGATACAAACGCCCCACAAGGCTTGAAATATTAGGTTTAAAAAAGCCATTCCCTATAATCAAGAAACCTAAAGCCAGGAAAAATACATACTCATACTCAAAAGCCAGTGCAAAATGCCCAAATGCCATGAGAATAGCGCCTAATAAAATAGACTTCCTATAACCTAGAAACTTATCTGCTATTATCCCTCCCAAAACGGGTGTAGCATAGACCAAAGCACCATAAGCTCCGTAAATCCCATAAGCAGGGTCATCTCTATATGCTAAGTGATTAATCATATAAAGCACCAATAAGGATCGCATTCCATAGTAACTAAACCTTTCCCAGAGTTCTACTATAAAAAGAATGAACAGTGCCCGCGGGTGTATATTCCGTTGGGTATAAATCACAGAACCTATCCAAACAATTACGAATATCCAGGCTGCGATCATTATAACAATAGACAAACTCATAATAAAAATCTCCTAAAAATCACTTTTCGAAAAACTTCTTTTGCAACAGCTATGCTCTTATAAACAAGCTATGAAACATTGAAATGCTATAATAATAAAAACTAGGGTAAAAAATCTATGCTTTTACCTATCTATTTTAACAAAGATACCAAGAGAAGGTTAATCAACTATAACTATTTTACAAAGAGCAAAAACATTTATGTGGAATATAATAGTAGTCGTACTATTGAACGGTTTGGCTGTATGGCTGGGAGCTAAATACTTAAAAGGAATATCTGTAAAAAGCTATGGACATGCCATATGGACAGGTATTCTAATTTCAGTTCTAAATGGAACGTTGGGTTGGGTCCTGAACATATTGGCACTCCCATTGACATGGATAACCTTTGGCTTATTCAGCTTTGTCATTTCTGGTTTAATTATTCTACTGGTTGATAAACTGGTGCTAGGGTTTAAAGTCGCAAACTTTTTTTGGGCATTTATTTTTGCCATTATTATGGCGGTGGCAAACGGTCTTGTACAAACCTTGATCTATGGTCCTTTTTAGCAAGACTTTATAAAGCTACTATAACTTATAGTAGCTTTTCTGCTTGTTAGCAAAACTACTGTTTAATCAGCTTCCTTACCTTTCTTAAGCCTCCGGTCTCTAAATATACAAAATAAAGGCCACTAGCTAAACCTGCAATATTTACCCGTTCCTCTACTTTGGCCTTTATAGTTTGTGACTTTTTCAGTACACCTTCAGAAGTGTATATAGACAAATTATAAGCATGCTCTCCTGGCACATACACTTTAAAGAAGGCAGACGCAGGCATTGGCCATAGCCGCACCTCATCCTCCTCGCCTTCCTCAATACTGCTCACATAATCACAACTTTGCATCTTTCCATAGATATGATTTCTCATCTCCCCTAACATATGAGCGACAGAATCACCAGGGCATAAAGTATGGCTAGTGTTAAAAGCGCTCGTATCAGTACTGCCACACCCTTGCCGATGACCAGCCACCACCTGAAGCCACCTGTCAGGATTACTGATAGGGTGTTGCGAAGAACTAAAAGGGCTAAGGCTTTCCTTCCGAAGCTTCCATGATATCAAGCCATATAAAGATTCTGCCATTTCAAAAGAAGGCCTGACTGCGCTAAAAGTACCCATCAGGCAAACCCCCATAGTATTGCTGTTTTTTGCACAAAAGTGAGCGCCCAAAACATTGTCGGGGTCAAACAGACCTTGGTCATCCCTACCTTGAAATATCGATCCATCATTACCGATCAGGTAGTTATAAGCAATATCATTAAACCCTCTCCCTCCTTCTGATGGTGGCTTAGTATGAAAAAGGTAAATATTTCTAACTACATCTACAGCACTACTATAATTGTTTGCCCCCGCCGAATGGTGCACCACCACATGCTTTACCTGAGTTTCACTAGGTGGCGCAACTGGCCCTTCCAAGCCATCACGCCAGATTTCAGGAGTAACTATGTCTATTCCTTCACAAACTGTTGTGCTTCCTGATTTTAATATATTTTTATCCTTTCCCTTTGGAGTAGTGCCAAAAGCTGGCAAATGATTTACATGCAAAGTCAGTTCAATATCAGAAACAGGGTTAAGTATTTTAAATTTGTCAACAGGTTTGTCAAAAATAATAAGCTCCGAAAGTTGACCTTCTCCGTCTTGAGGATGCAAAAGTGGCATTACAGAAAAAGAGTCCCTTCCAATCACCACTTGAAACCCTAACACAAACCCATTTTCCGCGAATTCAACACTCATCGATGACACCTTTTGGGGAAATATAAAAGTTTGCAAGGAAGAATCCAGTTTTGCACTATAGCTACTATACAGGTCACTACCTCCGTCAATCCTATTTAAATTTTGCGCAGTTAATCCATATTCCAAATGCAGGAAAAGAATTAATAAAACAAATAAACTTTTCATAATTCCCTTGAATATACGGATTTTGAATCATGCGCATAGAAATTATAGCAAAAATTTTAAGATGCAACCACCATCTTCTTAACAATCACCTGACTCTCCTGTTATTTAAAATAAAAAGCTTATAGAACATGAAAAAACTCACACTTAAAGCGATAACTTTAGCAGCAATGACAACTTTTGCAAGTTTCAATGTAGAGGCTGCAAGTACAAAAGATGGAACCCCTGCTACCACAGAAGTGGTCTCTAAAGAAGATCAGCTAATGGAAAGATTGCAGGAGATTGATGAAATGGACAAGAGTGAGCTCAACAGAAAAGAAAAGAAAGAGCTGCGAAAAGAAGTCAGAGGTATTAAAAAAGAACTTAAAGCTGAACAAAGAGGCCCAGGGTTGTATATTTCTGGTGGTGCACTACTTTTAGCTATTGTACTACTTCTTGTTCTTCTATAAGAAAGGGCAGGCATGCAATTCAAAGCTATTTTGCATAAAAGCAACAATAAATCAGCCGCTTTACCAACAATGGCGTGCTGATTTATTGTTCTTTTATACTTAATTATATCCAGGATAAAACGGCTGTTTCACAAATCGAGAAACAGCCATTTGACTTTTATACCATTCTGCAAGCAACTGAACAAAGTTGCTCTGGCGGGACAACTTCCTCTACCACCTGAAGCTTTTTTAAAGTTTTCATCACCTCACTTAAGGTATTTAATGAAACCTGTGGTCCCGTTGCCCATTCAGTACCAGCAATCCAAGTCTCCACATCCTCCTTTCTAAGACTATATCTTTTAGCTATTTTACTAACATTGTCGGAATCTTGCATAAAAACCTTGCACTGCTCTCTCAACACTGACAACAAGCTCCGAATTTCCTCAAGCTTATCCTCAATAAATGCATTTCTGGCAGCCAACACAAAACATGGCCATGGCGTGGGCCTTTCCCCGACTATTCGGAACTCGCCATTATCTACATATGGCTTAGTCGTAAACTTTTCCCAAAAAAACACCTCGGCAGCCCCTGTCTTCAATGCTTCTCTGGCCCCGTTTAGATTCCCTACCTCTTTGAAGGTTAAGGCTGAAGCATCCCATTTTCTTTTATCAGCGTCGACAAAAGCCATTAAGTGAGATCCGGAACCTGGCCTGCTGATAGCGTATACTCGGTCTTTGATATCTTCAACCTCTTTTATATCAGATTTTGCAGGAACATGAATACCCCAGCGTAAAGGTGAAACAACATAAAACCCAAGAATTGAAGCAGGGTTTCCTTTGATCACATCAGCAATAAATCCTTCTGTAAGAATAACTGCTACATCAATTTCATTTTCCCGAAGTGCTTTGTTCATAGCCCCCGTACCACCTGGAAAGTCAGTCCACCGAACCTCCAGGCCTTTTTCCCGGAATTTTCCCTGCTCTATAGCTTCATGCCATGGCATGTTAAAATGCTCAGGCACCCCTCCTACTCTTATAATAGTATTACTCATATAGGTATGTTTTTTTCAAATTTAGGCTTATATTAAAAAAAGTGCCAGATTACCAATAAAAAAACCATTTCCATGATCACTTTGTTGATAATTTTAAGAATATATGCTAGAAGAAAAAAAACGTTTATTTAAAAGCCTCATACCAGGGACATTGATAGTCGCTATTGCGGCATTAGTATATCTACTGGATCGAGAACTTTCTTTAAACTTTTACAAATTAGGCATTTATCCAAGAAACATCAAAGGTTTGCCAGGGTTGATCACTTCCCCATTTATTCACAGCAGCACATCGCACCTTTATTCTAATGCCATACCCATTATATTGCTCACGACAGCCATTAGGTTCTTTTACTATGACATCTTCTATAAGATATTGTTCTTAATCTGGGCCATTACCAACCTGTGGATCTGGTGCCTTGCCAGGGAATCGTTTCACATCGGGGCAAGTGGTTTGTTATACGGTTTCGCTTTCTTCCTTTTTTTCGGGGGAATATTTAGAAAAGATAGGCCTTCCATAGCACTTTCTTTGCTTATTGCCTTTCTCTATGGAAGCCTTTTTTGGGGGCTATTTCCATTCAACATGCACATTTCATGGGAAGCCCACCTAATGGGAGCACTTTCTGGACTGCTCGTGGCTTGGCACTTTAGGTCATGGAACCTTCCAATCAAAGAGCCCGAGTATGAATGGATGAATGAAGATCATGATAAAGAAGAAGAGTACCCCTACTGGCTAGAAGGAACAGACCAAGAGGTAAAAGAAAAGAAAGATGGAGAAGACAAACCTTCGCCACCTGACCAAAGCCACACATCAGAAAATAAAACTTTAAACTTTCAATACGTGTATGTTTCTAAAAAAGAACAGAAAAAAACTCGATAACAAAAAACAGACAAGAGCTTTCTAAGCACACCTCCTTCTCATTCTTGTACGCCTGTAATACCTTCCCCTTTCAGTAAAAGTCCTATTGGTAAGGTTATTTCTACTTGTCATATATCTACCAGCTTTTCCAATCCGTCCTAGCGAACTGACACCATTGCCAACATCATCAGAAGCAATAAGATTTCTCCCATCCTTTGGCTTGAGATCCACATCCTCAGGAAGCATAGTAGATCTATTTCTTTTTGCAGGGCTTACAGCCTTTACCCATTTGGCTGCAACTTTATCTAATACATCCATCATTTTTTTCATAATCATCCTCCTCTATATAAAAGAACGGCAAAAACCAAGCTGGTGTTATTAACTATGTGTCTTTGTCAAAAAAATTAAATACAACCGCTTTACTTATTCTGCTCCCTACCTAGGCCAGCCGATGACTTTACAACTGATAACCTATTGATCATTTTCAACTATAACAATTCAATTTAGAGCCGAAAAAATGAACTGTATGTGGATGCATCATGTTCATGGATTCAAGAAAAAATGTATTTTTTTTCCGTTTTGAATTTAAAAATTATAATTTCGTGTCCTCACGGCAACATTAAAGCAATGAAAATCAGAGCCTATTTAATCTGTCTAGCATTTATACCTGTTTCGTTTGCAGGTTTTGCGCAAAAAAAACAAGGAAAAGTTAATTCTAAGAAAATGACACAACAAAGTACTCTCAGTTCAGAGAAAGACTCCATCAGCTATAGTCTTGGCATCAACATTGGCCAAAATTTAATGGCACAGGGATTTGAAGATATTAATCTTGAAATGCTTAACAAAGCTTTCCAGGATGTTTATAAAGGCGAAGACCTGCAAATAAGCCAAGAAAAAGCCAACGAGATTCTGACAGCTTATATGCAAGAGCAACAGACAAGGAAAATGGAAAAGAACCTTGCTGAAGGAAAAAAGTTCTTGGAAGAAAATAAGAAAAAAGAAGGTGTAGTAGAACTTCCGAGTGGACTACAATATGAGATAATAAAAGAAGGCGATGGCCCTAAGCCTAAAGAAACTGACAAAGTAACTACCCATTACCACGGCACATTAATAGATGGCAGTGTTTTTGACAGTTCTGTAGAACGCGGACAGCCTGCGACCTTCCCTGTCAACGGTGTTATCCAAGGATGGGTTGAAGCTTTACAACTGATGCCTGTTGGTTCAAAATGGAAACTATACGTTCCTTCAGATCTGGCATACGGTGAAAGAGGCTCTGGCGG is from Cytophagaceae bacterium ABcell3 and encodes:
- a CDS encoding substrate-binding domain-containing protein, translated to MSNTIIRVGGVPEHFNMPWHEAIEQGKFREKGLEVRWTDFPGGTGAMNKALRENEIDVAVILTEGFIADVIKGNPASILGFYVVSPLRWGIHVPAKSDIKEVEDIKDRVYAISRPGSGSHLMAFVDADKRKWDASALTFKEVGNLNGAREALKTGAAEVFFWEKFTTKPYVDNGEFRIVGERPTPWPCFVLAARNAFIEDKLEEIRSLLSVLREQCKVFMQDSDNVSKIAKRYSLRKEDVETWIAGTEWATGPQVSLNTLSEVMKTLKKLQVVEEVVPPEQLCSVACRMV
- a CDS encoding peptide MFS transporter, which codes for MSLSIVIMIAAWIFVIVWIGSVIYTQRNIHPRALFILFIVELWERFSYYGMRSLLVLYMINHLAYRDDPAYGIYGAYGALVYATPVLGGIIADKFLGYRKSILLGAILMAFGHFALAFEYEYVFFLALGFLIIGNGFFKPNISSLVGRLYPEGDPKKDSAFTLFYMGINTGAFLAPLTCGAVGEIFGWHYGFGLAGIGMVLGLVIFIYGNRSGAFGMQGLPPLEGEIHKKVLKVFSREQLIYILSFLSVPLFAVLVNQNEISSRILMVVGASMIIYLFVLALKEEKVAKERLFVILILFFFTTMFWTFFELAGSSLMLFTDRNVDREVLGFPLPASIFQSVNPLFIILLAPAFAALWSFLGKRGKEPSAPLKFSTSLIQLGLGFGALVLGAQFAGENALVPLVFLILAYLLHTTGELCISPIGLSLVTKLSATKIVAFVMGIWFLSSSFAHLIGAEIAKLTSLPQEEGDVEIPLQASLSVYTEVFGHIAWISIVTGIFLIFLAPQLKRWMHGVK
- a CDS encoding FKBP-type peptidyl-prolyl cis-trans isomerase — protein: MKIRAYLICLAFIPVSFAGFAQKKQGKVNSKKMTQQSTLSSEKDSISYSLGINIGQNLMAQGFEDINLEMLNKAFQDVYKGEDLQISQEKANEILTAYMQEQQTRKMEKNLAEGKKFLEENKKKEGVVELPSGLQYEIIKEGDGPKPKETDKVTTHYHGTLIDGSVFDSSVERGQPATFPVNGVIQGWVEALQLMPVGSKWKLYVPSDLAYGERGSGGKIGPNTTLIFEVELISIDQ
- a CDS encoding rhomboid family intramembrane serine protease, with the protein product MLEEKKRLFKSLIPGTLIVAIAALVYLLDRELSLNFYKLGIYPRNIKGLPGLITSPFIHSSTSHLYSNAIPIILLTTAIRFFYYDIFYKILFLIWAITNLWIWCLARESFHIGASGLLYGFAFFLFFGGIFRKDRPSIALSLLIAFLYGSLFWGLFPFNMHISWEAHLMGALSGLLVAWHFRSWNLPIKEPEYEWMNEDHDKEEEYPYWLEGTDQEVKEKKDGEDKPSPPDQSHTSENKTLNFQYVYVSKKEQKKTR
- a CDS encoding N-acetylmuramoyl-L-alanine amidase, with product MKSLFVLLILFLHLEYGLTAQNLNRIDGGSDLYSSYSAKLDSSLQTFIFPQKVSSMSVEFAENGFVLGFQVVIGRDSFSVMPLLHPQDGEGQLSELIIFDKPVDKFKILNPVSDIELTLHVNHLPAFGTTPKGKDKNILKSGSTTVCEGIDIVTPEIWRDGLEGPVAPPSETQVKHVVVHHSAGANNYSSAVDVVRNIYLFHTKPPSEGGRGFNDIAYNYLIGNDGSIFQGRDDQGLFDPDNVLGAHFCAKNSNTMGVCLMGTFSAVRPSFEMAESLYGLISWKLRKESLSPFSSSQHPISNPDRWLQVVAGHRQGCGSTDTSAFNTSHTLCPGDSVAHMLGEMRNHIYGKMQSCDYVSSIEEGEEDEVRLWPMPASAFFKVYVPGEHAYNLSIYTSEGVLKKSQTIKAKVEERVNIAGLASGLYFVYLETGGLRKVRKLIKQ
- a CDS encoding phage holin family protein: MWNIIVVVLLNGLAVWLGAKYLKGISVKSYGHAIWTGILISVLNGTLGWVLNILALPLTWITFGLFSFVISGLIILLVDKLVLGFKVANFFWAFIFAIIMAVANGLVQTLIYGPF